A window of Syngnathus typhle isolate RoL2023-S1 ecotype Sweden linkage group LG9, RoL_Styp_1.0, whole genome shotgun sequence genomic DNA:
AGCTCACCACTACTGGGATAAGTTTTACGAGCTCCACGAGGGTAAATTCTTCAAAGATCGCAAGTGGCTGCTTTTGGAATTCCCAGAACTTCTTCCATCTGATTCCAAAAGCCAAGAGAGGGGCTTTGAAGGAGAGATGGAGTCTGAACACCAGCAATGCCACAGCCGTACACACTTTGACTGTACTTCAGATCATCAAAAAAATGAAGAAGCCATGGGACTTACTTACCCTGGACAACACGCCTCTTTCAGGATATTGGAGGTTTTTGCAGAATACTATTTTGTGaatgataataaatataaataataaaaaggttcatttttatcaaaagtgtaGTTATGCAGCTAAACTGTATATCTTTACAGGTTGGATGTGGGGTTGGGAACAGCGTATTCCCAATTCTTAATCATGTCAAGTAAGTGTCTTGTAATTCATTTTATATATCTTCTGAGTATATTATTAACATTAAGTTTTAATTTTGTTCACAGGGAAAACAGTGCATTTTTATACTGTTGTGATTTCTCCCCATGTGCTATTCAGCTGTTGAAGGTAACAAGTCTGATGCATTTTCAtgctcttgtaaaaaaaaaaaaaaaacttgcgaAAGAGAACACTGAATAAAACGAATTCTTTTGTGCCCCTCTCATAGAGTCATCCCGACTACGACCACTCTGTGTGCCACGCTTTTGTGCATGATATTTGTAAGGATGAAGGTTCTCTTCCCTTTCCTCCACAGAGTCTGGATGTTATTCTTGCGGTTTTTGTGCTCTCCTCCATTCACCCAGACAGGTGGGTGAAGTCTCCTGCAAAAATGCAGTAGAAGCTATTGGAGTATGGTGTTAGCATAAATATAGCAGACTTAAAAGCCCACTTCTGGTCAGTAAATGAGATCTCATCAACAGGATGCAAGGAGTCGTTAACAGGTTATCCTCCTACCTGAAATTTGGAGGGATTTTCCTTTTTCGGGATTATGGACGATATGATTTGTCACAACTCAGGTTTAAGAAGGGTGAGTCATGGATTTGTTGGACACATACGACCGTGTTCTTTATATAATGGCTTGCGTGGAGGTAGTCTATTAATAGGTGTCGTATTTTTTGCTATCAGGTCGGTGCTTGTCAGACAATTTCTACGCGCGAGGAGATGGtacttgtgtttatttttttacaaaaggTAAGAAACGACAATGATATGCTTACTTAATCGGTCCTTGTTGTTCACGTTAATGAACGACAGCCCCGTTTGACTGTCTTTAATGTTCACAGATGAAGTTAATGCTTTATTTACCAACGCTGGATTGGAGGAAGTTCAGAATCTGGAGGATCGACGAATTCAAGTTAACAGAGGGAAAAAAGTTTCAATGCACCGGGTGTGGATGCAGAGCAAATACAGGAAATTACATCCAAGTTCACCCTGTTAACACCCTATCATGCACATTCTTTTAGTGACATTTAGAGCGCTTCTTTACTTTTATACTTTGGACTTGAGCAACtgggatgtcattttcagtcgccgtcaagtgtcaaaatggccacccgTGGGAGATGGATTAAAAACAGGTATTTtatgctcgggaatcatttggtgatctaacaccCCATTTCAACCCCTTATACTGAGTGGCAAGCAGGGaagaaatgggtcccattttgatAGCATGTGGTATGAGCCGGCCTTGGTTTAAACCCACAAcccagggcggacactctaccccaaggccactgagctggtaatcGTTGTCTTCCACTATGGTTTTGTATGAAGttgttttttggttttctttacAGTTATGGTATCGGGGTACTTATAAAAATTGTATAGACAAATGATATAATTGATAGTTATGGTGTAGAGTTGgagggacacaaaaaaaaatccttcttgGGAGGTGTAACAGAAagaaattgagaagcactgataaaaatttgttttgttttttgtatgtGTTTATACTAAATTGCACAAATCGTGTATTTTGCCATGAAAAACTGtatttatttcaatatttcaaGGTGGTGAatgtttcatttatttgttgttgaTACGAAACAAAAAACGaacttgattttttatttttttttgcacacgctGCGTGACGTCGTCTTCCACTCGAAGACCGAGGAGGAAGCCCACGACAAGACACACTAGTACACCCACTTAACACACCACACGTACTGAGGCATCAAGAGGTTTTGTTCTCCACTAACTTTTTTTAATCACCACCTTTCTACGGTGGCAAATTCCACCGCCGGCGGGTGAGGCGATGTACCGGGCTCGGGGCATCAACTCCACGGGAGAAAAGTAGCTTGATGAGTGTCCAAAGTAGTGGAAGTTTGGAGGGGCCGCCATCTTTGGTCCCAGCTCTCCACGTCCTCAACACTGACCGTGTTTTCAGGAACATACCACGGCGCTGCTGAAGGCCCTTGAAGGTATTTTGGAACATTATTGGGAAGATTAATACCTGCGTTACCCCTCTGCGTGTTGTTTTTTGTGCGAGGCAGAACGGGAAGAGAATTGAAGCGAGACGACGGACTCTTAGTCGTGAATGTTAGCAGAATGTCGGCTCCAAAGTCCATTGAGGCTTTTTTGGGCTACTAGCTAGCAACATCAAAGCACCGTCTTTTCCACAGCTCCGGATTATCATTATCTTTCAAAAAATTGCACGCATATGGTGGACCAGTATTTATAAGTAGGAAAGGTCGCGATTGTTTAGGATGCACGCAGCCATGTTAAGCGTGCACCTTTTGCACGAGATGTTCAAGTAAACGATGAAGGTAAAAGGGGGAAACAACGGTGGGGACAAAGCAAATGTCTGCTGATGGTTACCGATGTCTCTATCAGTAGTTGGCATGCTTGCGTGTAGGTGGACATCCACCATTGTGTGGCGATTGTCGTGTCACAACGTGACGTCTTATTTCCACCAAGCTGCAATATGCTACTAATGCTTGAGATGAAAAATGCCTTCGGCCTAACATGACTTTTATCAAGGCAGCCAAGAGTAACTTGCTAAATCGGATGTCACTGCTACAAAGCCATTAATTGACACCATTTTAAGTTTGAAGTCAACACGTTTGGCCTCTGCATCCTGCTTCTCTTGGACCCTTCTTGTCTTTTCCTGTAAATGTTGACACAAATGGGGGAGATTCTCAATGCGATTACAGTGTTGAAAGACAAAGTAATACCTAATAGTCAAAGTTGTATCATAGTTACATGTCCAATGCAATGAACTTGCTGGAGGTGGGCCGTTAATGAATGCCAGAGCTTTTTAGGACTTTCTCAAGTGTCTCTGCCATAAACAGGTGGTCAATCTGCTGAGCAGCATGGCGTTAAAATGACATTCACAGGCATGGCTCTAAGGGTTCAACCACTTGTTACAGCAGGGGCTTTAAAATAGATAATTCTCGTACACAAAAGCCTTCAGCGCAAACCTTTATAAAAACACATCGCTATTTGTATTAATGTGTCGGAAACTTACTGGGTCAAAAGGCAACGGGGTTTCATTCCTGTCACATGTttcctttagagcaggggtcttcAACCCAGGTTCTCGGGGTCTGGTGTGCTGcatattttacgtctatatcaTTATCTAGCTTTGAATCAGTGTGTTGCACCAGGGAGACATTTCAAAGATGCAGGATGCTGACCTGGATGGAAGAATGAAGACCCATGTTTTGGAGAACGTTTAAAAAATGGCAAACTGTTAAGATAATCACCTTCATGAGAAAAGCCAAGCACTTTCATTGACTTTAGCAGCAGCAATCACCGGTGGTATCAGTTGTAAATTATTGCAACAGCTGTAGTAGCCAGCAAAAAGTAATGAGTCAGCAAGTTGTTTAGAAATCTTCTTCGTAGAAGTCAATATGCACCCTCC
This region includes:
- the mettl8 gene encoding mRNA N(3)-methylcytidine methyltransferase METTL8 isoform X1; protein product: MHHFRSLDLSTLERVISRVSTRLKSTIGRPSAPLGSRILNNPDDIFKHNMWDHVEWTEADKHNAQLKAAENSKVHMPLGEQGKFDTEAHHYWDKFYELHEGKFFKDRKWLLLEFPELLPSDSKSQERGFEGEMESEHQQCHSRTHFDCTSDHQKNEEAMGLTYPGQHASFRILEVGCGVGNSVFPILNHVKENSAFLYCCDFSPCAIQLLKSHPDYDHSVCHAFVHDICKDEGSLPFPPQSLDVILAVFVLSSIHPDRMQGVVNRLSSYLKFGGIFLFRDYGRYDLSQLRFKKGRCLSDNFYARGDGTCVYFFTKDEVNALFTNAGLEEVQNLEDRRIQVNRGKKVSMHRVWMQSKYRKLHPSSPC
- the mettl8 gene encoding mRNA N(3)-methylcytidine methyltransferase METTL8 isoform X2 encodes the protein MHHFRSLDLSTLERVISRVSTRLKSTIGRPSAPLGSRILNNPDDIFKHNMWDHVEWTEADKHNAQLKAAENSKVHMPLGEQGKFDTEAHHYWDKFYELHEGKFFKDRKWLLLEFPELLPSDSKSQERGFEGEMESEHQQCHSRTHFDCTSDHQKNEEAMGLTYPGQHASFRILEVGCGVGNSVFPILNHVKENSAFLYCCDFSPCAIQLLKSHPDYDHSVCHAFVHDICKDEGSLPFPPQSLDVILAVFVLSSIHPDRMQGVVNRLSSYLKFGGIFLFRDYGRYDLSQLRFKKGVVFFAIRSVLVRQFLRARRWYLCLFFYKR